TGTATTCAAGTCCATTCAGATCAAGCCTGACATGATCCTTGCCAATAGAATCACCGCTCTCAAGCACGATTCCCGACAGCCCAATACCTGCCATCAGATACTCCATGTTTTCAATGGATGATTTTGTTTTTATTAATGCTATTGCTTCATCACCGTACGAGATATGCATTTCACTGATTCCCAATAAAGTCATTTCGTCCGCTTTTTTAAGTAGCTCATTTATTTTTTCTATCATCAGAGGGCATTTTTTTAACGGTACTACTTCTCTTGTGCCTTTTTTGTAAAAACCTGCTTTGCCGTCTGGAGATATCTTAAGCTGTGCCCTGTGCCTGTAGTTATATTCTTTGTCTGTGAGGGAAGGGGCGAGGGGCATTGCGATATTAGCGATTCTCAAAAGTGAATCAAGTAGCACTTCTTCTTTCATGGTTATCTGTTTATCATAAGATATAAATTGCAGATGGCATCCTCCGCAAATGCCGAAGGCAGGGCAGAGAGGTTCTATTCTGTGGTCCGAAGGTTCAAGGACATTACTGACTTTGCAGATCATGTAGTCTTTTTTCTTTTCAACTATAGAGACCTCAACAGTTTCTTCAGGAATGGCTCCACTTATAAAAATGATGCCATTATCGCGGGCAATGGTATATCCACCGTAAACA
Above is a genomic segment from Nitrospiraceae bacterium containing:
- a CDS encoding class I SAM-dependent RNA methyltransferase — encoded protein: MSVIIKAETPVYGGYTIARDNGIIFISGAIPEETVEVSIVEKKKDYMICKVSNVLEPSDHRIEPLCPAFGICGGCHLQFISYDKQITMKEEVLLDSLLRIANIAMPLAPSLTDKEYNYRHRAQLKISPDGKAGFYKKGTREVVPLKKCPLMIEKINELLKKADEMTLLGISEMHISYGDEAIALIKTKSSIENMEYLMAGIGLSGIVLESGDSIGKDHVRLDLNGLEYTVTPWSFFQSHWELNKKVVELILNELGALENRSVLDLYAGAGNFSLLLAKRSSKVTAVEENPHAVEDGERNAKLNNIINCRFIKTSAEKYRLNEKFDIIILDPPRHGLTSDILKKIVDNLPEKIVYVSCNPATFARDLKKLKERYNIDSIRMIDFFPNTYHVEALAFLSKRE